A genomic stretch from Methylorubrum extorquens includes:
- a CDS encoding Transcriptional regulator, LysR family (Evidence 2b : Function from indirect experimental evidences (e.g. phenotypes); Product type r : regulator), with protein MAWDEFRLVQAIADRGALAPAAAHLGINPSTAFRRLAAVEAELGARLFERHRSGYVPTPAGEAMAAAATRMEEEVARFDREVADRAQTPSGLLRVTAAATLVTDFLMPILGRFRARYRQVQIELVTSEEALNLSRRDADVALRATHDPPPNLVGRRLGTIAWAVYGPAREDANGETDGGDADWVSPSEAVAGGLFARFVAARAGPERIALRLNSVQGLCEAIVEGVGIGPLPCYRGDRLASLRRLSGPEPELAGSLWLLTHPDLRHAARVRAFMDHVAAEVAPLRPVLEGRQGDDPSSRVSAQLEAVPGTPS; from the coding sequence ATGGCCTGGGACGAATTCCGCCTCGTGCAGGCTATCGCCGACCGGGGGGCGCTGGCTCCGGCCGCAGCGCATCTCGGCATCAACCCTTCCACCGCCTTCCGCCGCCTCGCGGCGGTCGAGGCGGAACTCGGTGCGCGGCTGTTCGAGCGCCACCGCTCCGGCTACGTGCCGACGCCGGCGGGCGAGGCGATGGCCGCGGCGGCCACGCGGATGGAGGAGGAGGTCGCCCGCTTCGACCGGGAGGTCGCCGACCGGGCACAGACGCCCTCGGGGCTTCTGCGCGTCACCGCCGCGGCGACGCTGGTCACCGATTTCCTGATGCCGATACTCGGCCGATTCCGGGCGCGCTACCGACAAGTCCAGATCGAACTCGTCACCTCCGAGGAGGCGCTGAACCTGTCCCGCCGCGATGCGGACGTGGCGTTGCGAGCCACCCACGACCCGCCGCCGAACCTCGTCGGGCGCCGGCTCGGCACCATCGCCTGGGCGGTCTACGGGCCGGCGCGCGAGGACGCGAACGGCGAGACGGATGGCGGCGACGCCGACTGGGTCAGCCCGAGCGAGGCGGTGGCCGGCGGCCTCTTCGCGCGCTTCGTCGCCGCCCGCGCCGGGCCGGAGCGGATCGCGCTGCGCCTCAACAGCGTGCAGGGGCTGTGCGAGGCGATCGTGGAGGGCGTCGGCATCGGGCCGCTGCCCTGCTACCGCGGCGACCGGCTCGCATCCCTGCGCCGTCTCTCCGGGCCGGAGCCGGAGTTGGCCGGTTCGCTCTGGCTCCTGACCCACCCGGACCTGCGCCACGCGGCGCGGGTGCGCGCCTTCATGGACCATGTCGCCGCCGAGGTCGCGCCGTTGCGCCCGGTCCTGGAAGGGCGCCAGGGGGACGATCCAAGCAGCAGGGTGAGTGCCCAGCTCGAGGCTGTGCCAGGAACGCCGTCCTGA
- a CDS encoding conserved protein of unknown function (Evidence 4 : Unknown function but conserved in other organisms), whose translation MSQGPLMPKATAVWLVENTSLAFEQIADFCKLHPLEVKGIADGEVAAGIKGLDPITTGQLTRDEIEKAQKAPHYRLKVAVSKVKLPEVKRTTKGPRYTPLSRRQDRPNAILWLIRNHPELKDAQVIRLVGTTKATIQQIRERTHWNSASLQPMDPVTLGLCSQIDLDFEVQRAAKDRPAVLPTDGGAKLLPTEVSTAPAAAEREEEEEDLNADAVFAKLKGMSRIDEDDDEV comes from the coding sequence ATGTCCCAAGGTCCGCTGATGCCCAAGGCGACCGCCGTGTGGCTCGTCGAGAACACCTCGCTCGCCTTCGAGCAGATCGCCGATTTCTGCAAGCTGCACCCGCTCGAGGTGAAGGGCATCGCCGACGGTGAAGTCGCCGCCGGCATCAAGGGCCTCGACCCGATCACCACCGGCCAGCTCACCCGCGACGAGATCGAGAAGGCGCAGAAGGCGCCGCATTACCGGCTCAAGGTCGCAGTCTCGAAGGTGAAGCTGCCCGAGGTCAAGCGCACCACCAAGGGCCCGCGCTACACCCCGCTGTCGCGTCGTCAGGACCGGCCGAATGCGATCCTCTGGCTGATCCGCAACCACCCGGAGCTGAAGGACGCGCAGGTCATCCGGCTGGTGGGCACCACCAAGGCGACGATCCAGCAGATCCGCGAGCGGACCCACTGGAACTCGGCCTCGCTCCAGCCGATGGACCCGGTGACGCTCGGCCTGTGCTCGCAGATCGACCTCGATTTCGAGGTCCAGCGCGCCGCCAAGGACCGCCCGGCCGTGCTGCCGACCGATGGCGGCGCCAAGCTCCTGCCGACCGAGGTCTCGACCGCCCCGGCCGCCGCAGAGCGGGAGGAAGAGGAAGAAGATCTCAACGCCGATGCGGTCTTCGCCAAGCTCAAGGGCATGAGCCGCATCGACGAGGACGACGACGAGGTGTGA
- a CDS encoding protein of unknown function (Evidence 5 : Unknown function) — protein sequence MIHGGVTESGSHPSSSNPGGLVEAGLTETGLPADPSGVLDERPPAAPTAEPVTLAESLMSEAGWGPENFGTEGPNPPYLRIGGKLWVTLTEFEPCFASFRRDRGPFRSKVAIASHLAKYDAIMVDPLAFEECFGPGEGNQTVFPFGAWLEIRRVGFGGLELWGKRQGAVTLPLDALAVASAIWLRRKGSTPRSGPT from the coding sequence ATGATCCACGGTGGCGTGACCGAGAGCGGCTCTCACCCGAGCAGCTCAAACCCTGGCGGCTTGGTCGAGGCCGGACTGACTGAAACCGGCCTGCCCGCCGACCCCTCGGGGGTCCTGGACGAGCGGCCGCCCGCGGCCCCAACGGCCGAGCCGGTGACGCTCGCCGAATCCCTGATGAGCGAAGCGGGCTGGGGGCCGGAGAATTTCGGCACCGAGGGCCCGAACCCGCCCTACTTGCGCATCGGCGGCAAGCTGTGGGTGACGCTCACCGAGTTCGAGCCCTGCTTCGCCTCGTTCCGCCGCGACCGCGGCCCGTTCCGCTCGAAAGTCGCGATCGCCAGCCACCTCGCCAAGTACGACGCGATCATGGTCGATCCGCTGGCCTTCGAGGAGTGCTTCGGCCCCGGCGAGGGCAACCAGACGGTGTTCCCGTTCGGTGCGTGGCTCGAGATCCGCCGCGTCGGCTTCGGCGGGCTGGAATTGTGGGGCAAGCGCCAGGGCGCCGTGACCCTCCCGCTCGACGCCCTGGCGGTGGCCTCGGCGATCTGGCTGCGGCGGAAGGGTTCGACACCGCGCTCCGGGCCGACTTGA
- a CDS encoding Major facilitator superfamily MFS-1, putative sugar transport protein (Evidence 2b : Function from indirect experimental evidences (e.g. phenotypes); Product type t : transporter) codes for MTSRAEGQAGAAAPERVATGTVVDTDIAARLDRLPFGRFHTLVIVALGITWVLDGLEVTLAGALVGALRKAPMSFTEFDVGLAASSYLVGAVVGAVGFGWLTDRIGRKKLFFITLFLYLIATAATGLSWNIWSFCLFRFLTGAGIGGEYTAINSTIQELIPARVRGWTDLVINGSFWIGAALGSFLSIALLRPEWIDPSYGWRIAFFVGGGIGLVILLLRTWIPESPRWLVTHGYAAEADRVVTGIEKRFTDDGITLPPPDPSRRLKLKVRSHTPLAEVANALFLTNRRQTMVGLALMIAQAFFYNALFFTYALVLERFYNVPGGDVGWYLLPFALGSFLGPLLLGRLFDTVGRRPMIAFTYGISAVLLVVVGLVFRADMLGPWGQTAAWMAVFFFASAAASSAYLTVAETFPLEIRALAIAAFYALGTGIGGVSGPLLFGALVETGSRDLVLVGYFIGAALMAVAAIVGWIWGTAAEGKSLEDVSKPLAAA; via the coding sequence ATGACGAGCCGAGCGGAAGGTCAGGCCGGGGCCGCGGCGCCTGAGCGCGTCGCCACCGGCACGGTCGTCGACACTGATATCGCCGCCCGGCTCGACCGCCTGCCCTTCGGCCGCTTCCACACCCTCGTCATCGTCGCGCTCGGCATCACCTGGGTGCTCGACGGACTCGAAGTGACCTTGGCCGGCGCCCTCGTCGGCGCGCTGCGCAAGGCGCCGATGTCCTTCACCGAGTTCGATGTCGGCTTGGCGGCCAGCTCCTACCTCGTCGGCGCGGTCGTCGGCGCGGTCGGCTTCGGCTGGCTGACCGACCGGATCGGGCGCAAGAAACTGTTCTTCATCACGCTGTTTCTCTACCTCATCGCCACCGCGGCTACGGGCCTGTCGTGGAATATCTGGAGCTTCTGCCTGTTCCGCTTCCTCACGGGAGCCGGCATCGGCGGCGAGTACACCGCGATCAACTCGACCATCCAGGAGCTGATCCCGGCCCGGGTGCGCGGCTGGACCGACCTCGTCATCAACGGCTCGTTCTGGATCGGCGCCGCGCTCGGCTCCTTCCTCTCGATCGCGCTCCTGCGCCCCGAATGGATCGACCCGTCCTATGGCTGGCGCATCGCCTTCTTCGTCGGCGGCGGCATCGGCCTCGTCATCCTGCTCCTGCGCACCTGGATCCCGGAGAGCCCGCGCTGGCTCGTCACCCATGGCTACGCCGCGGAAGCCGACCGGGTGGTGACGGGTATCGAGAAGCGCTTCACGGATGACGGCATCACCCTGCCCCCGCCCGACCCGTCGCGCCGCCTCAAGCTCAAGGTCCGCAGCCACACCCCGCTCGCGGAGGTCGCCAACGCCCTGTTCCTCACGAACCGGCGCCAGACCATGGTCGGCCTCGCGCTGATGATCGCCCAGGCCTTCTTCTACAACGCGCTGTTCTTCACCTACGCGCTGGTGCTGGAGCGCTTCTACAACGTGCCCGGCGGCGATGTCGGCTGGTATCTCCTGCCCTTCGCGCTCGGCTCCTTCCTCGGCCCGCTGCTGCTCGGCCGGCTGTTCGACACCGTGGGCCGGCGCCCGATGATCGCCTTCACCTACGGCATCTCGGCGGTGCTGCTCGTTGTAGTCGGCCTCGTCTTCCGCGCCGACATGCTCGGCCCCTGGGGTCAGACCGCGGCCTGGATGGCCGTGTTCTTCTTCGCCTCCGCCGCGGCGAGCTCTGCCTACCTCACGGTGGCCGAGACCTTCCCGCTGGAGATTCGCGCGCTGGCGATCGCCGCCTTCTACGCCCTCGGCACCGGCATCGGCGGCGTCTCGGGGCCGCTCCTGTTCGGCGCGCTGGTGGAGACGGGCTCGCGCGACCTCGTGCTGGTCGGCTACTTCATCGGCGCGGCCCTGATGGCGGTGGCCGCCATCGTCGGCTGGATCTGGGGCACGGCGGCCGAGGGCAAGTCGCTGGAGGACGTGTCGAAGCCGCTGGCCGCGGCGTGA
- a CDS encoding protein of unknown function; putative exported protein (Evidence 5 : Unknown function), with translation MSPFAGPPAMNFFAQLSVKSLLPPLAAGLASMGAVLAVSTLASAGGAERWALRPKAPPTPAAAEPGPIEPAPILRGSKAIPVSEMPGERRTVRIVYQGYLPAEAR, from the coding sequence ATGTCCCCGTTCGCCGGGCCACCCGCTATGAATTTTTTCGCGCAGCTTTCCGTCAAATCCCTGCTTCCGCCGCTCGCCGCCGGGCTGGCCTCCATGGGGGCCGTCCTCGCGGTCTCCACGCTGGCGAGCGCCGGCGGAGCCGAGCGCTGGGCGCTGCGCCCCAAGGCGCCGCCCACCCCGGCTGCGGCAGAGCCCGGCCCGATCGAGCCCGCCCCCATCTTGCGCGGATCGAAGGCCATTCCCGTCTCGGAGATGCCCGGCGAGCGGCGCACGGTGCGCATCGTCTACCAGGGCTATCTGCCGGCCGAGGCTCGCTGA
- a CDS encoding ABC transporter, permease protein, putative oligopeptide transport system permease protein, oppC-related (Evidence 2b : Function from indirect experimental evidences (e.g. phenotypes); Product type c : carrier), translated as MSLALARRLARDRPALVALASLVLIALACFVGPQLTGHPPERIYPDFVRVAPSLAAHPRPDAVRPALTRLAFRMRLTLEDVAQDGDRVRMTLTAAKPIDARSLRLLPRSGLFGEARVLERSADGRRLVVEAPIRRLTFLLGTDALGRDLLSRCLAAGQVSLLIGLTAALAALLIGVAYGAVSGMAGGTVDALMMRLLDILYALPFVFFVIMLLVFFRAGLWLVLVAVAAVEWLDMARIVRTQTLSLKDRDFVRAASALGAGTGRILVRHIVPNTLGSIIAAATLLVPRVILLESFLSFLGLGVQEPDTSWGVLIAEGARALESAPWMLAAPACFLVVTLVALNRLGDGLGEALDPRLSVAEAR; from the coding sequence ATGAGCCTGGCGCTCGCTCGCCGTCTCGCCCGCGACCGCCCGGCGCTCGTGGCCCTTGCGAGCCTCGTGCTGATTGCCCTGGCCTGCTTCGTCGGCCCGCAACTCACCGGGCATCCGCCCGAGCGGATCTATCCGGATTTCGTCCGGGTCGCCCCGAGCCTTGCCGCCCACCCGCGGCCCGACGCGGTGCGGCCGGCCCTCACGCGCCTCGCCTTCCGGATGCGGCTGACGCTGGAAGACGTGGCGCAGGACGGCGACCGGGTTCGCATGACGCTGACGGCGGCAAAACCCATCGACGCGCGCTCCCTCCGCCTGCTGCCCCGCTCCGGCCTGTTCGGCGAGGCTCGGGTGCTGGAGCGATCCGCGGATGGACGCCGGCTCGTGGTCGAGGCGCCGATCCGACGGCTGACCTTCCTCCTCGGTACCGATGCGCTCGGGCGCGATCTCCTCAGTCGCTGCCTCGCCGCGGGGCAGGTCTCCCTGCTGATCGGGCTGACTGCGGCGCTCGCCGCGCTCCTCATCGGCGTCGCCTACGGCGCGGTCTCCGGCATGGCCGGGGGCACGGTCGATGCGCTGATGATGCGCCTCCTCGACATCCTCTACGCCCTGCCCTTCGTCTTCTTCGTCATCATGCTGCTGGTGTTCTTCCGTGCCGGCCTGTGGCTGGTGCTGGTGGCGGTCGCCGCGGTCGAGTGGCTCGACATGGCCCGCATCGTCCGCACCCAGACGCTGAGCCTGAAGGACCGCGACTTCGTCCGCGCGGCCTCGGCACTCGGGGCGGGCACGGGTAGGATTCTCGTCCGCCACATCGTGCCGAATACGCTCGGATCGATCATTGCGGCGGCGACCCTGCTGGTGCCGCGGGTGATCCTCTTGGAAAGCTTCCTGTCGTTCCTCGGCCTCGGCGTGCAGGAGCCCGACACCTCCTGGGGCGTGCTGATCGCGGAAGGCGCCCGCGCGCTCGAATCCGCGCCGTGGATGCTCGCCGCGCCCGCTTGCTTCCTCGTCGTCACCCTGGTGGCCCTGAACCGGCTCGGCGACGGCCTCGGCGAGGCGCTCGACCCGCGGCTGTCCGTCGCCGAGGCTCGCTGA
- the oppB gene encoding oligopeptide transporter subunit; membrane component of ABC superfamily (Evidence 2a : Function from experimental evidences in other organisms; PubMedId : 2187863; Product type t : transporter), translated as MIPLILHRIAQSLPTLFLVVAGSFFLIRLAPGGPFDLERPLPAAAMENLRRVYGLDQPLIVQFGRYLLSLLRGDLGPSFTFRDLTVTDLFARGLPVSLTLGSLALVLALGLGLALGSLAAFNRNGAADRLVGLAASLGLAVPNFVTAPLFQIVFGLGLAWLPVGGWADGAPQNLVLPVLTLALPHAAGIARLTRASLGEVLIQPHIRTQRAMGLSRARIARHALRGALLPVVATLGPLAAGLMTGSVVVETIFGLPGIGRYFVEGALNRDYTLVMGTVILVAVMVIVFNLIADLIAAVLDPRVRLSA; from the coding sequence ATGATCCCGCTGATCCTGCACCGGATCGCCCAGAGCCTGCCGACCCTGTTCCTCGTGGTAGCGGGCAGCTTCTTCCTGATCCGGCTGGCGCCCGGCGGCCCGTTCGATCTGGAGCGGCCGCTGCCGGCGGCGGCGATGGAGAACCTGCGCCGGGTCTACGGCCTCGACCAGCCGCTGATCGTGCAGTTCGGGCGCTATCTCCTGAGCCTCCTGCGGGGCGACCTCGGGCCCTCCTTCACCTTTCGCGATCTCACCGTCACCGACCTGTTCGCGCGGGGGCTGCCGGTCTCGCTGACGCTCGGCAGCCTCGCGCTTGTCCTGGCGCTGGGCCTCGGCCTCGCGCTCGGGAGCCTCGCCGCCTTCAACCGTAATGGGGCCGCCGACCGGCTGGTGGGACTCGCCGCCTCGCTCGGGCTTGCGGTGCCGAACTTCGTCACCGCGCCCCTGTTCCAGATCGTGTTCGGCCTCGGCCTCGCTTGGCTCCCCGTCGGCGGATGGGCGGACGGCGCGCCGCAAAACCTCGTCCTGCCGGTGCTCACCCTCGCTTTGCCCCACGCGGCCGGCATCGCCCGGCTCACCCGCGCCTCGCTCGGCGAAGTGCTGATCCAGCCGCATATCCGCACGCAGCGCGCCATGGGGCTGTCGCGCGCCCGCATCGCCCGGCACGCTTTGCGCGGGGCGCTGCTTCCCGTGGTCGCGACGCTGGGGCCGCTGGCGGCGGGGCTGATGACCGGCTCGGTGGTGGTCGAGACCATCTTCGGCCTGCCCGGCATCGGCCGCTACTTCGTCGAGGGGGCGCTCAACCGCGACTACACCCTAGTGATGGGTACGGTGATTCTGGTGGCGGTGATGGTGATCGTCTTCAACCTCATCGCCGACCTCATCGCCGCCGTTCTCGATCCGCGCGTGAGGCTGTCGGCATGA
- a CDS encoding putative ABC transporter protein, periplasmic substrate-binding component (tat pathway signal) (Evidence 3 : Putative function from multiple computational evidences; Product type t : transporter), which translates to MSLPRRTLLQTGAALAAGLALPAPARAASPVYRRGNDADPETLDPHKTSTVAEAHLLRDLFEGLLTYDNRGTIIPGMAERWTVSDDRLTYRFHLRPDGRWSNGDAVTADDFLFSLRRILDPKTAAKYAEVLFPIRGAAAVNAGEQPPETLGVTAPDPRTLEIGLAEPVPYLLELLTHQTSLPVHRPSLERWGDAFARPGNLVSNGPYALVDWVPNDRITLTKNPHYRDAAAIPIERVDVIPTPDLAAAVRRYAAGEIDSLSDLPADQIVSLKSRFGPQVQLGPGLGLLAIAFNLRKKPFDDARVRRALSLAIDREFLAEIVWGQTMAPAYSFCPPGLDNALPPPLLPGREDGPIDREEEALRLLAEAGYGPGNPLTVEYRFNVTDNNRNTAIALADAWRGIGVVTRFVSTDAKTHFAYLRDGGSFDLARMSWVADYSDPQNFLFLLRTGNDGFNAGRWSNAAFDGLLTRAAQERDVPARARMLFDAETIVLDELPWVPLLHYRSKALVSPRLHGMHPNIRNVAPTRYLRLDP; encoded by the coding sequence ATGAGCCTCCCCCGCCGCACCCTCCTCCAGACCGGCGCGGCGCTTGCTGCCGGGCTCGCCCTCCCCGCTCCCGCGCGGGCGGCCTCCCCCGTCTATCGCCGCGGCAACGACGCCGACCCGGAAACACTCGATCCGCACAAGACCTCGACGGTGGCCGAGGCGCATCTCCTGCGCGACCTGTTCGAGGGGCTGCTGACCTACGACAACCGCGGCACGATCATTCCCGGCATGGCCGAGCGTTGGACCGTCTCCGACGACCGCCTGACCTACCGATTCCATCTCCGCCCCGACGGGCGCTGGTCGAACGGCGATGCGGTCACGGCCGACGACTTCCTGTTCTCGCTGCGCCGCATCCTCGACCCGAAGACGGCGGCGAAATATGCCGAGGTGCTGTTCCCGATCCGGGGGGCGGCCGCCGTCAATGCGGGCGAGCAACCGCCGGAGACGCTGGGGGTGACGGCTCCCGATCCCCGCACCCTGGAGATCGGGCTCGCCGAGCCGGTGCCCTACCTCCTCGAACTCCTGACACACCAGACCTCGCTGCCGGTCCACCGCCCCTCGCTGGAGCGCTGGGGCGATGCCTTCGCGCGGCCCGGCAACCTCGTCTCGAACGGCCCCTACGCCCTGGTCGATTGGGTGCCGAACGACCGCATCACCCTGACGAAAAACCCGCATTACCGCGACGCCGCCGCGATCCCGATCGAGCGGGTCGACGTCATCCCGACCCCCGACCTCGCCGCGGCGGTGCGGCGCTATGCGGCCGGCGAGATCGATTCCCTCTCCGACCTGCCCGCCGACCAGATCGTCTCGCTCAAGAGCCGTTTCGGCCCCCAGGTGCAGCTCGGACCGGGGCTCGGGCTTCTCGCCATCGCCTTCAACCTGCGCAAAAAACCCTTCGACGACGCGCGGGTGCGCCGGGCCCTGTCGCTGGCCATCGACCGAGAATTTCTGGCCGAGATCGTGTGGGGGCAGACCATGGCCCCGGCCTATTCGTTCTGCCCGCCCGGCCTCGACAACGCCCTGCCGCCCCCGCTCCTGCCGGGGCGCGAGGACGGGCCGATCGATCGCGAGGAGGAGGCGTTGCGGCTGCTGGCAGAAGCCGGCTACGGGCCGGGCAACCCGCTGACGGTCGAGTACCGCTTCAACGTCACCGACAACAACCGCAACACGGCGATCGCGCTCGCGGATGCGTGGCGCGGCATCGGCGTCGTGACCCGCTTCGTCTCCACCGACGCCAAGACCCACTTCGCGTATCTCCGCGACGGCGGCAGCTTCGACCTCGCCCGGATGTCCTGGGTCGCCGACTATTCCGACCCGCAGAACTTTTTGTTTCTGCTCCGCACCGGCAATGACGGGTTCAATGCCGGGCGCTGGTCGAACGCAGCGTTCGACGGTCTGTTGACGCGGGCGGCGCAGGAGCGCGACGTGCCGGCCCGCGCGCGCATGCTGTTCGACGCCGAAACCATCGTGCTCGACGAACTGCCCTGGGTGCCGCTGCTGCATTACCGCTCGAAGGCGCTCGTCTCACCGCGGCTGCACGGGATGCACCCGAACATCCGCAACGTTGCCCCCACCCGCTATCTCCGGCTCGATCCATGA
- a CDS encoding conserved protein of unknown function, DUF336 (Evidence 4 : Unknown function but conserved in other organisms) has translation MTDLTLAAAQTLVATALKTARERNLKPLAVVVYDARGALKCLAAEDGTSLRRAEVARGKANGALALGLGSRAIAKRAEEQPHFVAAVSHLVGPDALVPVPGGVLIRDADGRLLGAVGVSGDTSDNDEICALAGIEAAGLKGETGA, from the coding sequence ATGACCGACCTGACGCTCGCCGCCGCCCAGACCCTTGTGGCGACCGCTCTGAAGACCGCCCGCGAACGGAATCTCAAGCCGCTGGCGGTGGTCGTCTACGACGCCCGCGGCGCCCTCAAATGCCTTGCAGCCGAGGACGGCACCTCCCTGCGCCGCGCGGAAGTGGCCCGCGGCAAGGCCAACGGCGCGCTGGCGCTCGGCCTCGGCTCGCGGGCCATCGCCAAGCGCGCCGAGGAGCAGCCGCATTTCGTGGCCGCGGTGAGCCACCTCGTCGGCCCGGACGCCCTGGTGCCGGTGCCCGGCGGCGTGCTGATCCGCGACGCCGACGGCCGCCTGCTCGGCGCGGTCGGCGTCTCCGGCGACACCTCCGACAACGACGAGATCTGCGCGCTGGCCGGCATCGAGGCAGCGGGGCTGAAGGGGGAGACGGGGGCGTGA
- a CDS encoding conserved protein of unknown function; putative stress-induced OsmC-like protein (Evidence 4 : Unknown function but conserved in other organisms): protein MATYTADVRWALAAGEDFSAGRYSRGHTVRFDGGVELAGSASPHVVGKWAVAAAVDPEEMLVASLSTCHMLSFLHVARLAGFVAQAYRDHAEGSMEEIATGRQAVTRVVLHPRIEWVGEAPDVERLAALHHEAHETCFIANSVRTEVTVA from the coding sequence ATGGCGACCTACACCGCGGATGTCCGCTGGGCGCTGGCGGCGGGCGAGGACTTTTCCGCGGGGCGCTACAGCCGCGGCCACACCGTTCGCTTCGATGGCGGCGTCGAACTCGCGGGCTCGGCCTCGCCGCACGTCGTCGGCAAGTGGGCGGTGGCGGCGGCGGTCGATCCCGAGGAGATGCTGGTGGCGTCCCTCTCGACCTGCCACATGCTGAGCTTCCTCCACGTCGCGAGGCTCGCCGGCTTCGTCGCGCAGGCCTACCGTGACCATGCTGAGGGCAGCATGGAGGAAATCGCGACCGGCCGGCAGGCGGTGACGCGGGTGGTGCTGCACCCGCGCATCGAATGGGTCGGCGAAGCCCCGGATGTGGAACGGCTCGCCGCGCTCCACCATGAGGCGCACGAGACCTGCTTCATCGCCAATTCCGTGCGGACCGAGGTGACGGTCGCCTGA
- a CDS encoding putative deaminase reductase domain-containing protein (Evidence 3 : Putative function from multiple computational evidences; Product type e : enzyme): MADTSEHPYVLCHMTTSVDGRIKVRRWTTIDADSHYEEVHKQLKGDAWMCGRITMQGYADSAKPLASVPPEEPVSREDHVARTDASGYAVALDARGAMDWGARNDIEGDHVIVLTTGQASDDRLRRLKAGGQSYIIAGEHEVDFALALAKLKRLFGIERLLVEGGGRINGSMLKAGLVDELSLLLAPAVDGVLGTPALFDFEGGEGDSMGSRRRLTRTVCAPFDDGTVWLRYRIEAVG, encoded by the coding sequence ATGGCCGACACATCGGAGCACCCCTACGTCCTGTGCCACATGACCACCTCGGTCGATGGGCGCATCAAGGTCCGGCGCTGGACCACCATCGACGCGGATTCGCACTACGAGGAGGTCCACAAGCAACTGAAGGGCGATGCCTGGATGTGCGGTCGCATCACCATGCAGGGCTATGCCGACAGCGCCAAGCCGCTCGCCTCCGTTCCGCCCGAGGAGCCGGTGTCGCGCGAGGATCACGTCGCTCGCACCGATGCGTCCGGCTACGCGGTGGCGCTCGATGCCCGCGGCGCGATGGATTGGGGCGCACGCAACGACATCGAGGGCGATCACGTCATCGTGCTGACGACGGGACAGGCCTCGGACGACCGCCTGCGCCGCCTGAAGGCCGGCGGCCAATCCTACATCATCGCCGGCGAGCACGAGGTCGATTTCGCTCTCGCGCTGGCCAAGCTCAAGCGCCTGTTCGGCATCGAGCGCCTGCTGGTCGAGGGGGGCGGGCGCATCAACGGCTCGATGCTGAAGGCCGGGCTCGTAGACGAACTCAGCCTGCTGCTCGCGCCCGCCGTCGACGGCGTGCTCGGCACGCCGGCCCTGTTCGACTTCGAGGGCGGGGAAGGGGATTCCATGGGCTCGCGTCGCCGCCTCACCCGCACCGTCTGCGCGCCGTTCGACGACGGCACCGTCTGGCTGCGCTACCGGATCGAAGCGGTCGGCTGA